A single genomic interval of Streptomyces sp. BA2 harbors:
- a CDS encoding phytoene desaturase family protein — MLDAVIVGAGPNGLTAAVELARRGFSVAVFEARDTVGGGARTEELTLPGFRHDPCSAAHPLGINSPVFRTMPLDRYGLDWLQPKLPMAHPFTDGSAAVLSRSVAETAASFGPRDAGAYRRLVDPFVSKWDDLLRDFMALPSTALPRDPVGLARFGLAGLPPSTWLMRRFRDDRARALFSGLVAHVIAPLGGIATGAVGMVFALAAHARGWPVARGGSQSISDALTAYLKDLGGAVHTDYEVKRLDDLPPARAYIFDTSPTALARIAGLGRSYERYRYGASVFKVDYALDGPVPWTAKEARVAGTVQVGGSSAEIGAALHAASRENRAPDPPFLITVQPSLVDPSRAPAGKQVFWAYGHVPNGWDGDLTDAIERQLERFAPGFRDRVLARATAGPPELAARNANYVGGDIACGAASGLQLLLRPKISLFPYGTAHPAVFICSSATPPGPGVHGMSGHNAAKAVWRRLRVA, encoded by the coding sequence ATGCTTGATGCCGTCATCGTGGGGGCGGGACCGAACGGTCTGACCGCTGCCGTCGAGCTGGCCCGCCGCGGCTTCTCGGTGGCCGTGTTCGAGGCCAGGGACACCGTCGGCGGCGGGGCGAGGACCGAGGAGCTGACGCTTCCCGGGTTCCGGCACGACCCCTGTTCCGCCGCGCATCCGCTGGGCATCAACTCGCCCGTGTTCCGCACCATGCCCCTCGACCGGTACGGCCTTGACTGGCTCCAGCCGAAGCTGCCCATGGCGCACCCCTTCACGGACGGCAGCGCCGCCGTCCTCTCCCGCTCCGTCGCCGAGACCGCCGCCTCGTTCGGGCCGCGCGACGCGGGGGCGTACAGACGGCTCGTCGACCCCTTCGTCAGCAAGTGGGACGACCTCCTGCGGGACTTCATGGCGCTGCCGTCGACCGCGCTGCCGCGCGACCCCGTGGGCCTCGCGCGCTTCGGCCTCGCCGGTCTTCCGCCCTCCACCTGGCTGATGCGGCGCTTCCGCGACGACCGGGCCCGCGCCCTGTTCTCCGGGCTCGTCGCCCACGTCATCGCACCGCTCGGCGGGATCGCCACCGGCGCCGTCGGCATGGTCTTCGCGCTGGCCGCGCACGCCCGTGGCTGGCCGGTCGCCCGAGGCGGCTCACAGTCGATCTCGGACGCGCTCACCGCGTATCTGAAGGACCTCGGCGGCGCGGTCCACACGGACTACGAGGTCAAGCGGCTCGACGACCTGCCGCCGGCGCGCGCATACATCTTCGACACCTCGCCCACCGCCCTCGCCCGGATCGCCGGCCTGGGGCGCAGCTATGAGCGCTATCGCTACGGCGCGAGCGTCTTCAAGGTCGACTACGCCCTCGACGGGCCCGTCCCGTGGACGGCGAAGGAGGCCCGGGTGGCGGGCACCGTGCAGGTCGGGGGCAGCAGTGCCGAGATCGGCGCCGCGCTGCACGCCGCGTCCCGTGAGAACCGCGCGCCCGACCCGCCGTTCCTGATCACCGTGCAGCCCAGCCTCGTCGATCCGTCCCGTGCGCCTGCGGGCAAGCAGGTCTTCTGGGCGTACGGCCATGTGCCGAACGGCTGGGACGGCGACCTCACCGACGCGATCGAGCGCCAGCTGGAGCGTTTTGCCCCCGGCTTCCGTGACCGCGTCCTCGCCCGTGCCACCGCGGGCCCGCCCGAGTTGGCCGCCCGCAACGCCAACTACGTGGGCGGTGACATCGCCTGCGGCGCCGCCAGCGGTCTCCAGCTGCTGCTCCGCCCCAAGATCTCCCTCTTTCCGTACGGCACCGCGCACCCGGCCGTGTTCATCTGCTCGTCCGCGACGCCGCCGGGACCCGGCGTGCACGGCATGTCGGGACACAACGCGGCGAAGGCGGTGTGGCGGAGGCTTCGGGTGGCGTGA
- a CDS encoding AlkA N-terminal domain-containing protein, with protein MHTDSERCVRAVQSKDARFDGWFYTAVLTTRIYCRPSCPVVPPKPENMSFYPSAAACQQEGFRACKRCRPDSSPGSPEWNQRADLVARAMRLIADGVVDRDGVPGLATRLGYSTRQVERQLLAELGAGPLALARAQRAQTARLLIETTPLPMAEIAFAAGFSSIRTFNDTVREVFALAPGELRARAPKAPTKASGALSLRLPFRAPLNPDNLFGHLIATAVPGVEEWRDGAYRRTLRLPYGHGVVALTPAPDHIACRLSLTDMRDLTIAISRCRRMLDLDADPVAVDGQLSADPLLAPLVAKAPGRRVPRTVDEAEFAVRAVLGQQVSTAAARTHAARLVTAHGEPIDDPEGGLTHLFPAPEALAALDPEALALPRSRRTTLTTLVRHLADGSLRLGVESGWEEARARLTELPGFGPWTVEVIAMRALGDPDAFLPTDLGIRRAAQELGLPHTPAALTARAAAWRPWRAYAVQYLWATDTHPINAIPA; from the coding sequence ATGCACACCGACTCCGAGCGCTGCGTGCGTGCCGTGCAGTCGAAGGATGCCCGGTTCGACGGGTGGTTCTACACCGCGGTGCTCACCACCCGCATCTACTGCCGCCCCAGCTGCCCCGTGGTCCCCCCGAAGCCCGAGAACATGAGCTTCTACCCGAGCGCGGCAGCCTGCCAGCAGGAAGGGTTCCGGGCCTGCAAGCGGTGCCGGCCGGACAGCAGCCCGGGTTCCCCCGAGTGGAATCAGCGCGCCGACCTCGTGGCCCGCGCGATGCGGCTCATAGCGGACGGGGTCGTCGACCGCGACGGCGTACCCGGCCTCGCAACCCGCCTCGGCTACAGCACCCGCCAAGTGGAACGGCAGCTCCTCGCGGAACTCGGCGCGGGGCCCCTCGCCCTGGCCAGGGCCCAGCGCGCACAGACCGCCCGCCTCCTCATCGAGACGACCCCCCTGCCCATGGCGGAAATCGCCTTCGCGGCGGGCTTCTCCTCGATCCGCACCTTCAACGACACCGTCCGCGAAGTCTTCGCCCTGGCCCCCGGCGAACTGCGGGCCCGCGCTCCGAAGGCCCCCACCAAGGCGTCCGGCGCGCTCTCGCTCCGCCTCCCCTTCCGTGCCCCGCTCAACCCCGACAACCTCTTCGGCCACCTCATCGCCACCGCCGTACCGGGTGTCGAGGAGTGGCGCGACGGCGCGTACCGCCGCACTCTCCGCCTCCCCTACGGCCACGGAGTCGTCGCCCTCACCCCCGCCCCGGACCACATCGCCTGCCGCCTCAGCCTCACCGACATGCGCGACCTCACGATCGCCATCAGCCGCTGCCGCCGCATGCTCGACCTGGACGCGGACCCGGTCGCGGTGGACGGCCAGCTGAGCGCCGACCCGCTGCTCGCGCCCCTCGTGGCCAAGGCACCGGGGCGCCGCGTGCCGCGCACGGTCGACGAGGCGGAGTTCGCCGTACGCGCGGTACTCGGCCAGCAGGTCTCCACGGCCGCCGCCCGCACCCACGCCGCACGCCTGGTCACCGCGCACGGCGAACCGATCGACGACCCCGAGGGCGGCCTCACCCACCTCTTCCCGGCGCCGGAAGCCCTGGCCGCGCTCGACCCCGAGGCACTCGCGCTGCCGCGCAGCCGCCGCACCACCCTGACCACGCTCGTACGCCACCTCGCCGACGGATCACTCCGGCTCGGCGTGGAGAGCGGCTGGGAGGAGGCCCGCGCCCGGCTCACCGAACTGCCCGGCTTCGGCCCCTGGACGGTCGAGGTCATCGCGATGCGGGCACTCGGCGACCCCGACGCCTTCCTCCCCACCGACCTCGGAATCCGCCGCGCGGCACAGGAACTCGGCCTGCCGCACACCCCGGCGGCGCTCACCGCTCGGGCCGCGGCCTGGCGCCCCTGGCGCGCGTACGCGGTCCAGTACCTGTGGGCCACCGACACCCACCCCATCAACGCCATCCCGGCCTGA
- a CDS encoding methylated-DNA--[protein]-cysteine S-methyltransferase yields MHRQHTLIESPYGPLTLVATDGVLSGLYMTEQRHRPPEETFGDRDASPFGETISQLEAYFTGELREFDLPMRLDGTPFQRTVWQQLQLIPYGETRTYGELAAMLGKPNASRAVGLANGKNPIGVIVPCHRVIGAGGSLTGYGGGLDRKQRLLAFEGATPGSEDALF; encoded by the coding sequence ATGCACCGCCAGCACACCCTCATCGAAAGTCCCTACGGCCCCCTGACCCTCGTCGCCACCGACGGCGTCCTCAGCGGCCTCTACATGACGGAGCAGCGCCACCGCCCACCCGAGGAGACCTTCGGCGACCGCGACGCGAGCCCGTTCGGCGAGACGATCAGCCAGCTGGAGGCGTACTTCACGGGGGAGTTGAGGGAGTTCGACCTGCCGATGCGCCTCGACGGCACGCCGTTCCAGCGCACCGTCTGGCAGCAGCTTCAACTGATCCCGTACGGCGAGACCCGTACGTACGGCGAGCTCGCGGCCATGCTGGGCAAGCCCAACGCCTCACGCGCGGTCGGCCTGGCCAACGGCAAGAACCCGATCGGGGTCATCGTCCCCTGCCACCGGGTGATCGGGGCGGGCGGCTCCCTGACCGGCTACGGCGGCGGACTCGACCGCAAGCAGCGGCTGTTGGCCTTCGAGGGCGCGACCCCGGGCAGCGAGGACGCACTCTTCTGA
- a CDS encoding NUDIX domain-containing protein, with product MTLQDYATYIAGLPRVIAGAAALFRDSEGRVLLVEPNYREGWALPGGTVESDGGETPRQGARRETAEEIGLDVELGALLAVDWVPGTARPPLVAYLYDGGVLGDDQLKSIRLQEEELLSWRLVAREDLPEFLPHELGLRVRAGLEALDAGTGTVELENGLRAG from the coding sequence ATGACCCTTCAGGACTACGCCACGTACATCGCGGGCCTCCCCCGCGTCATCGCCGGGGCCGCCGCGCTCTTCCGGGACTCCGAGGGGCGGGTGCTGCTCGTCGAGCCCAACTACCGCGAGGGGTGGGCGCTGCCCGGCGGCACCGTCGAGTCGGACGGAGGCGAGACACCGCGGCAGGGGGCGCGCCGCGAGACCGCCGAGGAGATCGGTCTTGATGTCGAGCTGGGAGCACTGCTCGCGGTGGACTGGGTGCCGGGTACGGCGCGGCCTCCGCTGGTCGCCTATCTCTACGACGGCGGGGTGCTCGGCGACGACCAGCTGAAGTCGATCAGGCTCCAGGAGGAGGAACTGCTCTCCTGGCGCCTGGTGGCCCGCGAGGACCTTCCGGAGTTCCTCCCCCATGAGCTGGGGCTGCGGGTGCGGGCCGGGCTTGAGGCCCTCGATGCGGGGACGGGGACCGTGGAGCTGGAGAACGGGCTGCGGGCCGGCTGA
- a CDS encoding ADP-ribosylglycohydrolase family protein, whose protein sequence is MTPAHTELAERVLADRVLGGWIGRIAGNMLGKPIERGDYWTRERIERYLRQADALPLTDYLPEPPSWVEEFQLRPEWQQCIRGRVHGSCRDDDVDYAILGMHLLETHGFTFSTEQVGELWLLRLPYLQTFTAERAAYRNLVNGLKPPLTATYENSCQEWIGALIRADIFGWTNPGAPRRAAALARRDAVLSHTGNGVYGAMWAAALVSAAFSAATPRAALDAAFGVIPSSCRLARTVRRVVTLHEAGLSWEETLATTESETAGLGWVHAVPNSAVLTAGLLYGDGDFTRTIALTVRGGLDTDSNGATAGSFAGVLCGAKAIPAQWQEPLEDRVRSAVFGFDGARISELAARTVELSTLSK, encoded by the coding sequence ATGACCCCAGCGCATACGGAACTCGCCGAACGTGTCCTCGCCGACCGCGTACTCGGCGGCTGGATCGGGCGGATCGCGGGCAACATGCTCGGCAAACCCATCGAGCGGGGCGACTACTGGACGCGTGAGCGCATCGAGCGCTATCTGCGGCAGGCCGACGCGCTGCCGCTCACCGACTACCTGCCCGAACCCCCTTCCTGGGTCGAGGAGTTCCAGCTGCGGCCCGAGTGGCAGCAGTGCATCCGCGGCAGGGTGCACGGCAGCTGCCGCGACGACGACGTCGACTACGCGATCCTCGGAATGCACCTTCTGGAGACGCACGGGTTCACGTTCAGCACCGAACAGGTCGGCGAGCTGTGGCTGCTGCGCCTCCCCTATCTGCAGACGTTCACCGCGGAGCGCGCCGCGTACCGGAATCTCGTGAACGGGCTCAAGCCGCCGCTCACCGCGACCTACGAGAACTCCTGCCAGGAGTGGATCGGCGCCCTCATCCGCGCCGACATCTTCGGCTGGACCAACCCCGGAGCCCCGCGCCGCGCGGCCGCCCTCGCCCGCCGCGACGCCGTGCTCTCGCACACCGGCAACGGCGTCTACGGGGCGATGTGGGCGGCGGCGCTCGTATCGGCGGCCTTCTCGGCGGCGACGCCGCGCGCCGCGCTCGACGCGGCCTTCGGCGTCATCCCGTCGAGCTGCCGGCTCGCCCGTACGGTGCGCCGGGTCGTCACGCTGCACGAGGCCGGGCTCAGCTGGGAGGAGACGCTGGCCACCACCGAGTCGGAGACCGCCGGGCTCGGCTGGGTCCACGCGGTGCCGAACTCGGCCGTCCTGACCGCCGGACTCCTCTACGGCGACGGCGACTTCACCCGGACCATCGCCCTGACGGTGCGCGGCGGCCTCGACACCGACTCGAACGGCGCGACCGCCGGGTCCTTCGCGGGGGTGCTGTGCGGGGCCAAGGCGATCCCCGCTCAGTGGCAGGAGCCTCTCGAAGACCGGGTGCGCAGTGCGGTGTTCGGTTTCGACGGGGCGCGGATCAGCGAACTCGCGGCACGGACCGTGGAGCTGTCTACCCTTTCCAAATGA